One Anatilimnocola floriformis genomic window, AACGCAAATCAGGCCGCTGGCGATCAAGCCGGTTACTCGCCAGTGAAGCGGCACCTCGGGTAATTTCACAAATCGGCTCGCAGGTAACGAATGCAATTCATCTCGTCGCCACACTACTTCGTCGCGCCAAAGTGATAATAGCTGCTACGAATCATGGCAGCGAAGATCAGCACCCAGATCGCGCCGAACAGGTTCGTCCAGATCGCAATCCAACAATCTTCGCCTATGAAGACACTCAGAATCCTAGCCTCAATGACGGTAGCAATGCCCACAATCGCCACGCCGATCACGCTTGAGCGCCACGACCACTTCGGCAGCAGGGCGGTAAATAGCAGCGACAAGGTGATCAGCATTTGAGTGGCAAACATCAATGCCATCATCTGTAACTCGATGATGTCGGGCATTTTGACTGCGCCGCCGAGGACAATCAGTCTGCCGATTGCCAGCAGCACCGCGATGAAGGCCATAAAAGCCATCAACTGGCTAGTGCTGAATTGACCCTGCTTCGGTGGATCGGTTTCCGGCGGATAGCCATGATGTTGCAACCGCAGGCCGAAGCTCAGCGACGTTAGCCAAAGTGGAATCTGACCGACTAGCCACAGACTTGAGGTTGCGATGATGAATACCAGTCTGGGCGCATGTGGCCCCATCATCAGCGGCACCTCCAGCGCGGCCCCCATCAGGCCCGCCCAAACCAACGACAATGGCATCCGCCACATCAACTTGCACGGTCCAATCGCTGACCAGGCCGCGGCGAGCACTGTCTGCTGCAGCATCGTTCCCATGACTAGGCCGACAATCCAGGGGTGGGCGCTAGGCGAGGAAAAAACAGCGCCCCCGCTGATCAACAGCATCCCCACGACGATTAGTGCCCCGCCGTTAAAGTAAATGGCATCGGGTGGCATAACGACTGATGGAAAGGGGTGCGGCTGAGGAACATTTGCATGATAACCGTCTCTCGAGCAGCACGACCATCTTGGTTACAGGCGAATGGCAGCGTTCTAAGATACTCTCGGTTATCCGGACTTGATTGAAACCGGTCGAAACAACCCAACAAACTCAATTGGTTCTCCCATGAATCTGCGCATGGACAAGCATGGCAATCCAATTCTGGATCAATACAGCGAAGAAGGCTTTGTCGATTTGACATTTCGCATCAGCGACTTGAGTGGTGATCGTAAGTACTTTCGCTTTCACCTGGCCGCTGCACACCAGCAACAGGTTGTGGGAATGGACGTGCAAGTGGTTAAAGGAATTCAAGGTGGCTTTGATGCGCAGATGGACCTTGTCAAGAATCACGTCTACAGGTTGGGTGTTCGGTTTTTCCGCTCGGGACCCGAGAGCGATCGACTAATCTCCGCTATCGCCGAACTGTATGGACAGGGAGATCTGCCCAGGAAGATGGTTAACGAAGAAACCTTCACCGCAATTGCGTTGCATCAAGGACGCCTCGATTTGAAAAACGAGGCCGTGAAGCTAAAGATTTTTGGGCAGGATGGAGAACCCTTCAACGAAGATGAGTATTACGAGTCGTTTTTCAACATCGATTTGCCGAACGGATTTGTCTTTTGGAACGAGAAGGATTCTGACTATCGGCTTCCGCTGCTGCGCGGCCTGACCGCGCAATCTTCGGCCAATTGCTAGCTGCATTGCGATCGCCGTTTGTTTCATCTCGTCGCCCCTGGTGGATTTGCGTAAGATGCACGTAGCCTGAATCAACCCAATCAATCCTGTTCTTCTCTTCCTCGCTCCTCACACCCGCATGGACTTCCGCGTCGACCTCACCACCTTCCGCGGCCCACTCGATCTGCTCCTGTACCTGGTGCGGAAGCAGGAGGTCGATTTGCAGAATATCTCGATCGCCACGGTGACCGAGCAGTACCTGCAATACCTGGAAGTGCTCGAGCAGCTCGATGTAAACAGCGTGGCCGATTTTCTCGATCTGGCCAGCACGCTGATCGAGATCAAGTCGCGGGCGGTGCTGCCGCACGGCGGTGAAGAGGTCGAAACATTCGACGACCCGCGCGAGAACCTCGTGCAAAAGTTGCTCGAGTACAAGCAGTTCAAAGACGCGGCCAGCATGCTCGAAGAGCGCGGCCGAGACTGGCAACGCCACGTGCCGCGGCTCGCCAGCGACCTGCCGCCGCGCGAAATCGCGCCAGCCGATCAGCCGATCCACGAAGTGGAGCTATGGGATCTCGTCAGTGCGATGGGACGCATTCTGCGCGAGAAGAACAAGGTGGCGAAGCAATCGACCATCGTCTACGACGAAACGCCGATCCAGGTTTACATGCAGCGGATCCACTCCAAACTTACCGAGCAACAGCGAGCTTCGTTCAGCGAGATGTTTCAGCCGGGCATGCACAAATCAGCGATGATCGGCGTCTTCCTTGCGGTGCTCGAACTCGTCCGCCATCACAGCGTGCGGGCCGAGCAGAACGACATGCACGGCGAAATCTGGATCGTCCCCGACGCCGAGTTCGATCCCACCAAGGAAATCGTCGCGGCCGACGATTATGCCAACAAACCGGTCAGCGACGACATGCACGTCGGCGGCCGGTAAATCAGACAAACCACCGAAACACCACCAGTAGCAGCCCCGACATCAGCATGGTTGCCGGCAGCGTGAGTAGCCAGGCGAGCGCGATCTTGTAGACAGTTCGCTGCTCAACTCCCGAACGGTTGGCAGCCATCGTGCCAGCGACAGCCGATGACAGAACGTGCGTAGTGCTTACTGGCAGGCCGCCGAACACGGCCATGCCGATGGTGCTCATCGCCACGATTTCAGCGATGCCGCCCTGAGCGTAAGTCAGATGGCTCTTGCCGATCCGCTCGCCGACGGTCACCACGATTCGCTTCCAACCAATTGTCGTACCCAGGCCCAGTGAAACCGCCACTGCCATCAACACCCAAGACGGGGCGTACTCAGTCGCTGCGGCCAGTTCCTTGCGCAGCTTCGACAGTTGTTTTCGCTTGGCTTCGGGCAATTCCTTCCCATGGGCTTTCACGTACTCCTGGGCATGGTAATCCAGGTGCAAAAGCGCCGAACGGACTTGCCAGCGTTGCTCGGGCGCGACTTCTTGGAACGATTTCTTTCCCTCTAAAACTTCGCGAACACAGCCCGAGTGAAGTCGCGGAGCATCAACAGCACGGCCAGGCTCGGCGACCAAATCGTCAACCTCTGTCGCGGCCTTGATGACTCGGGCGATCTGGGTTGGGTCGTGATGCAAATTCAGCGCGTACTGCGCCGGGAGCAGGCCGATGAGAATCAGCATCACCATGCCGACCCCTTTTTGGCCATCGTTCGAGCCGTGTACAACGCTCACGCCCGTGCAGGTCAGAAAGAGAATCGCGCGCAGCCAAAAGGGCGGCGGCTTGCCGTTCTCGGGCGCAGTGTAGAGCTGGGGATTGGGAATCAGTTGGCGCGAAATCAGCAGCAGAATTCCAGCCAGGCAGAATCCCAACAACGGCGATAGCAGCAGTGCGAGTCCCACCTCAAATACTTTGTGCCAATTCAATCCCACACCGAAGTAATGGCCAGCGAGCAAGCCATTGGTCAGCCCTACTCCGAGAATCGCGCCGATGAGCGCGTGCGAACTACTGGCGGGCAGGCTCAAGTACCAGGTGCCGAAGTTCCAAGTAATCGCCGAGATCAGCAGGGCCAGCACCATCGCAAAGCCGGCGTTGGTGTTGATATTTACCAGCATGTCGACCGGCAGCAGATGCACAATGCTGAAGGCGACGGCGATGCCTCCCAGATACACACCGCAAAAATTGCACAGACCCGACCAGATCACCGCTGGAATGGGGCGCATGCTGTTGGTGTAGATCACCGTAGCCACGGCGTTGGCCGTGTCGTGAAACCCGTTCACGAATTCGAACATGAAGACAATGGCCAGCGCGAGCACAAGAAAAGACAAGTGCCCGACGGTTAGGCCATCAAGCATTGCCAGGGGCATTCGACACCGGTCAGGGAGAGGATTTCGGAGAGGACTAGCCTATCCTCGCCGCTAGCATCGAGCAAGTCGCTCGGATGTCGCTTCGTCGATTGGGGGGCATTGCGCCCTCCTCCCAAGTTTCACGGTCGATCGGCAGCGACCACTTCTTCAGGAAGCAGCAATTCTTCCGTGCTGCGGGCCAGGTACGGAGGCACCGTCATCAGCAGGCGCTGACCCTGACTGTTTTCAAACTTCCACAGTTTGCCCGCTTGCTCCGCAGCGACCGTCGCGGCAAACCACCCCTCTTCTACCTTGCCGAAGTCGATGACGGGTTTGCCGTCGGGATCGATGAGCGATCCGGAAATGCGCGGCGCCCAGTTAGCAATCCGCGAAGCCCAGCCGCCGACCACTTTGGTTCCCTTGGGCACATAAAAATACATCGTCCACGCGCCACGAAAGTGGCTCGTTACATCCGGCGAATCGATGCCCGATTCAATCGTCACCGGCATGGCCGCCGGCCATTTGATGTGCGTGTAGTCGCCGCCATCCCAAGTCTCGACGCGATGCAGGCCGGCGTAAGGAGTTTTGAGTTTGATAACGCGCTCTACTCCGTCGGGCTGATAGCTGTCATCGGTGGCCACCGCATTCAGCGTTACTTCCAGCGGCGAAAAGAGACTGACCTTCGGCAATCGATTGACCCAGCGCTTTTGCACCGCGATCGAGAGATCCACACTACCAGCCTTCTCGGGCACCCAAATGAAATATTGCTGATGATCTTGCGCTGCCGTGGGAAAACGTCCCTGCGGCACGTTGGCTAGCTTGAGTGCCGCCGCGGCTGGAACGAGTTGGCGACTGTATTCTTTTCCTTCAAAGCCAGGATCGACGGGCTGCTGCTTCTTGATCCCTTCGGCCAGGATGTGGACGAGTTCTTCTCGACTGAAAGGTTCTTCGTTCTTCAGCGGATGATTGGGGGTGAGCGCCGCTTGCTGACTGATGAGCCGAGCCCACAAACCATAGCTGTGCACCATCATTGTTTTGCGCATGCGATAGGCATGCCTGGCCACATCGTCCTTCGACCCGCCGCCGTTTGCAAAGGCGTGATACAACTCGGCGTGACGCGTGTAGAGCGTCAGGTGGTCGATGCGCTCCAGCACTTTGGGATTGGTCGTGGCTGCGCGAGCGGCGGCGAGTTGGCGATACATCCGGCCGAGCAAATCGGCAGGTGGCCGGCGCTGCGTGTCGAGGTTGATCAGTCGATAAAACTCCTTCATCGGCACTTTGGCATCGGCAAATGCCTTGTCGAGGAAGTCTTCGAGAATCGCGTCGAGACGCTCCGCCTCGGCCACGTCCCACAACACGCGGCTCGCGAAATAATAGCCTAGGCCACACGGCCCCCAGCAATCGCCCGACTCGGCGTCGTAAAACCGAACTCCCTTAGCATGGATATCGGGCAGAAACTTGGCCAGCTGCGCCGGGCGCGAGCCACTTCCGCCGCGCGGCAGGTTCCAATCCCAATCGACCACACTCAGATAATCGTAAACTCCCATCCGCGCGCCTTGCGCCTGCCAACCGCGGACAACTTGGTCGAAAGAAAAGCCACCGCCGATGAAGGCGGTCGTGGCGCTCGGAATAACATTCGGATGCACCTTGATCGTCGGTGGCGCCGAGTGCTGGTTGTAGGCATACATGCCGACGTACTTCGGGCCGAGCTTCAGATCGTTGATGCCGACGGCAACGTCGTTTGCCAACGTGACCACGCGATTGCTGACGCTGCCGACCTTGCGACACTCCTCGCATTCGCACCAATTGCCGCCATCGCTCGGATCCATCGAAATGCTGTCGAGCTGCGGATTGGCTTGGAACGTCCGCTGCGCGTGCGCGACGACCAGTTTGCGCAGCTCGGCATTTGATATGCAGAATTTGACATCGGGGCGCAACTTGCGTTCGCCCTGCACGAGCGCAAAGTATTCCGGATGCTTGTCGAACTCGGCGCGGTTTGCCGCGATGATCCCTTCGTAGGCATGGCCGCTGTTGAGATCGAAGCCTTTGATGGCTCGGTTGCGCTGGCACCACTGGCGATAGGGTTCGTCGTTGTAACCCCAGAGGCCCCAGTTGTACCAAATGCGACGAGCTTGGAACGACGGACTTTCCCGCTTGTCGATCGCGATCTGAACATCGTCAAGCTTCGGCACGACTTCCCAAGTTTCACCCGGAAAGAACTGCCGGTAACCAAGACGATGGAGCAAGTCCCACGTCGCATGCGTAACGGCCTGATCGGTTGCGCCAAGTAAGTAAAGCGCGCCACCCATGCGAACGAAGGAGATAATCCTCACGCTCAAATGGTCCGCTCCCAAACTCAATCGCAAACGGCAGCTTCTCAAAATCCTTCGGCAGACCAAGGACGATTCCGCCGCTGCCGTCTCCTTCGGCAACTTTGAACTCACCGCCACTCATGCGGCTCAGGTATGTGGCCAAATCCTGCGCTGAGGCTTTGACCGCAGCACTCGCCTTCGAGCTCGTAGTCACGATCAGCAAGGCTTTGCCGTTGCCCGCGAGGCGAACCGCGGGCGCTTCAGCGCAGGCAACGTGCGCGCTGCAGAGGAGCAGCGCGACGAGCAACAAATTGCGGATCATGGCAATCCTACTTGGCATAGAGGAAGGGTCGGCGGAACATGCCGCCCATGTGATGAGGATTGTTGATGCGGAGCGCGATCGTATTTTTCCCCTCCTTCAGCTTGCCGGCCACGGGCACGTCCCATTCGAACTCGTAGGCGTTGTACCACCACACGGGATTGTAGTTCTCGCGGTGGGCCACTTGCTCGCCGTTGATGTAGAGCCAACCTTCGTTGAACAAACCGGGAAACATCAGCTGCAGCTTGGCGCCGGCTTTGTCGGCGGGCAGATCGATCTCGGTGCGATACCAGGCCTGCCCCGTATAGCTCTGATGGTCGGCCGTGACGACGCCTTGGGCTTGCGCATAGACATCCGTTCGCAGCCATTGCCATTTGTCTTGTGACTTTTGCACATCATGCCAATCGACCGTGCCGGTCGGTTGCGCCGGCAAGTCGATTGCTGCTGTCGCCCAATTTTGATCGACACCGACTTTTTGCGAGTCGGTGCGAAAAAGCCACTGCAGCGGCAGCTTCTGCACCAGCGTTCCTCCATCGCCGCCAGTCAATTTCGCGAGCTTGCGATATTGCTCCACTTCGCCCGGAAACCAGGCGGCTCCGTGTTCGCCGATTACCTTGTATGTCGTCAGCGTGCCGCTAAGTGCCGTCAATCGTTCGCGCGCGGCGAGAGCATTTTCGCCATGACGCGCAGCCGCTGGATAGTCGACTTCGGTATTCGCGGCGCGAATCATCGCAGTGTATTCGGCGGTGACCTGATAACTGTCGCGCATGAAGGCGAGACGTTGTAGGTATACCTTGTCCCACGGCTTCTTTTCTGCCTCCGCAGCGGCCGCCTGCTTGCTGGCCTCGTCGATCCACTTGCCGAGTTGCTGCACGAGCTCCGGCGTGTAGATCGCCGGTATTACGTGATACTCATGTTCGGTGACGATCGATTCGGCCCAAGCCTTGTTGATTGCGGTCCAATAGGCCTGCATCGGTTCTGCAGCCGGTCCGAAGAAGTCGGCATAAAACTGTTTCTCTAACGCATCGACGTTCGCCTCGGGATTCCACAGCAGCTGGCCGCGATAGAACAAGTTGGTGAAGATCGTCGCAAACGCGCCTCGACTCTCCGTATCGACGCCAAGAATCCCGGCCTGTTGGTATTCCTTCACATCGTGACGAAACATCTGCACGCTCGGCGCCGGAATATCGCGCCACACCATCATCCCTTGGTCGTAGTCATAAATGACGACGCGGCCGTCCATCACCTCGGACCATTTCTTCAAGATCTCTTTGTACTCACGGCGCGGCGCCGACAGCGGAGAGTTCATGGCGTGAATCGGGTCGATGTCGATCGGAGCCAGGTACGCAACCAGCGGCCGGGCTGCCTTCTGCACTCGCACGGGCGGCAGCGTGATGTTGGCATAGGCCAGAAATCCGATTCGCGAAGCGCTATTCGGACTCTCCTTCAGCAGCCGTTCGGCCACCTTGTTGTAGAAGGTGAGAAATGCATCGGTGGCCGAGGGCATCAGAAAATGCTTGTCGTACTGCAGCGCCATCAGCTCTTTGTCGAGTGGCGAATCGCTCGAGTACAAGCCATCCTCCATGCCGAGCTGCACGTCCTTCCCCTGCGCAAACATGGGAGCGACTTGCTTCGCCACATGGTCCGCCGTTTTATCTTCAGCGATCGGCACGTTAAACATCGTCTTGCCTGGCGGAATCAGATCCTTGGTGTATTGCGCCAGGTTGTGTCCATTCGGCACGAGCAACTCATTGAAGAAGTTGCGGTGCGAAAACTCAGCCTGGCCGTCGTTACTCCCATTCCACGACAGCCAGTAACGACGCACTTCGAACGGCGAACCGTAGGCTTCATCGAGATCGCCGACGAGCAGCTCGCTGTGCCGCGGAATGCACTCGCCAAGCTCCGTCGGCAGGTACCAGCGGCAGCCCCATTCATTCAGCAGCATCACCACCGCGTAGTAATGAGCGTCGTCGTTGTTGCCAGCCAAATACACGCGATTCCCGTCACGCTGACGAACCACCGCATCGGCCCGCAGCAACGGCTTCTTCTTGGCCGATGCCACCAGCCGATCTCGCAAGGCAGCTTTCTGTTCGAGTGCCAACCGACCGACCAATAGTTGCGGCCCGGTGTGCTTCAGAGCGGAATCGATCGCTTCCTTGGTATTGGCCAGCGCCGGTTTGCCGCCACTCAGCCGCTCGATGTACGTGACCAAGTCTTCCGCGGCCCGCTTCTCCCAAGCCCCCGCGTCGGGAGCAACCAGCACGATTGCTGCCGATTTGCCACCAGTCGCGATGACCAGATCGGCTTTGCCAGCCTTCCCCGCCGTCGCAGCAAACGAAGAAAGAGGGAAGAGCAACAGCAGCAACATGAACGAGCGCATGCGGACCTCCTAGCTGATAGATGAGCCGCCATGCTAAGCGAATGAATTGGTTGCTTCCATCTACCTACGGGTCTTTGCCCGCTTCAAGCAACTTGCTCACGTTCCAGATTCTCACCATGCAATCGTGTGCGCCAGAGGCGAGAATGTCTTCGGTCGGCGAAAAAGCGACGCACTGCACACGGCTGAAATGCCCTGGCAGCGTACGCACAAGCTTCAGCTCGGGGAGTGAGTAAATTTCAATCTCACCCGACTGACGACCAATCGCCCCCAACTTGCCGTCGCGAGAAATGGCGACTGCAATGGCCGGATTTTCCCGACGTTCTGGCGTACGTTCCCCCTTCTTCTCCTCCAGGTTGTAAAACTGCACAGAACCATCGAGCGCGGCGCACAGAATATGTTTGCTGTCTGGATGAGGCGCCAACTTTTGCAGCCACGGCCCCTTATGAACCTCGCGCAGCGTCTCTTGCTGCGGTGAACCATCGTCTCCGAAGGTCCACGCAAACAATCCTCCCTCACGTGTCGAGACAATCAACCTGCCATCTGCCAGGAACGTGGCGCCGAATAGTTTTTCGGGATGCTCTAGCTTGGCGGGGTTTTTGAGGTCGTCAAACTGCCAGACAAAGGCCTGCTTGGCGCCACCCACTGCCGCAAACCTCTTGCCGTCGGGACTGATGGTGAACTGCTCTGCAGTTCCCGGCTCGAATTTGAAAATCTGTGGCAACCGCGGCGCAGCGTCAGTGGGGAGGATTTGACCTTCGAAATGGTTCGACTGCACATGCCCACTGTAGACCAGTAACAACTTTTCACGCGGATGAACTGCCAAGGCATGTTCGTATGGTGCAGGTGTGCGAAATGAACATGCGCGCTGCCCCGAAGGGAGCGATAGCGAGTAGACACGATCGTTGTCGCCACCGACGAACAATTGCTTGCCATCGGGCTGAAAGGCGATCGCGACAATTCCGCCGGGCCAGGCATACGTCGATTGAAGTTCAGCGGGAGGAGCGCCAGACGCGGCCCACTCGCGCCAGCTGTCGACGTACGGCTGTTGGTACCAAAGTTTGGTACGGACCGAGTTGTCGCCGAACCGCGAGAACAGTTCACTGGCCAACTCTTTATCCTGTTGCAAGCAGGCGAGCTGGCAAAACGTCTGCGTCAGCCGATCGGCGTCGGGATTCTGGCGCAGCCAGGCGATGGCGCCGCGTCTGACCTTGGCATAGTCGAGCTGAAACTCGGTGAACGTCCGCACGCCCTCAGTAAACGCGACATCCGTCGCGATCAACGCATATAGAATCTCGCCATTGCCATTTGGATTGCGAGTGAGCAACTCGTCGGCCAGTTCCACCGCCGACGACTGCGTGCCGCCCCACTGCGGCAAAAGTTGTTGAACGTACCCAGAGACCAGGTCGGTCAGCAGTGGCTGTTGATTAATACCGGCGTTGAACTCGCGCTTCATGGCTTCCGGCGTCATCGGGAGCGCAACCGCGGTCGAGATTTTCAGCGCGTGGTATTGCGCGTTCGTATCGCCGCGGGCCTTCACGCGGTCCAGGCACTCGTCAGCCTTTTGCGCACGTTCTCGAAAGGCCTCGAAATTGGACTTCGCGATGTTGATCGCAATATCTTCGCCGCGTGCTCGCCACGCATAACGCATCCAGGACTTGGCTTGCGTGAGGTCACACGGTGTGGAGTTGGGAAAGGCCTTCTTCCAGCCCGCGAGCTTCTCGAAATGGGCCTGCCAGGTGGCCTCGGATTGAGTCGTTGGATTGCCAAGGTAATCGAGCACATGTGTACCGAGCGGAGTTCCGGCGAGGGAATCTTTCGATTTGAAAGCGTCCTGGCAGACCTTTTCTAGCTCGGCAAATTTCTCCGCTTTCAGTAGCGCGATCAACAATTGGCCGTTCTCAAACATGCGAGTCCGTCGTGCGAGTTGCTCGGGAGTTGGCCGCGGCAACAGCCCATCTGGCGGCGGCTGTTTCTCGACACTCGGATCGAGCCAAACGGCATGAGCCGCGCCGCCACGACCTTCCGTGTTTGGGAGAAAGAAGGTTCGCAGGCAAAGTCGCGAAACACCTTTGATATTGACGACGACGTCGGCCTTCGAGGCTTTTGCTTTTAGACCGCGCGATTCCCAGAGCTTCGTCCCATCCCCTTCCACAACGAAGATGACTGGCCGGAGCGCTTTTCCCGAATCGTTGATGGCGACCGTGGCGCGGAACGTCTCGAATTTCTTGTCGAGGCGATAGTCCACACTAGCGTTGTCCGGGTGCATCCCAAGCCCGTGCTCGTAAGGCTTGCCATCGACGGTGATCTTCGTTCCCTTTTCGTTGAACTGGCCGTTCTTGCCGAACTTACCAAAGCCGACTTCTGCTGCTTCCTCCTGCAAATCGGACAGAAACACCTTTTCCCCGTCGGGGATTTTTGCAGCAGGCTTTGCTTCGACTCTTGGGGCGTCGGCAGCCTGCGCGTTTACAGCCACGGCCTGATCGGCGATGGCTGGGATCATAGGAGTGGGTTGTGAGCCACATCCCATGAAAAGCAAAGCGAAGATCGTCAGCAGGAATCGCTCGTTGAACATTTCGTTCTCCCTCGTTGAGGAATATCCTAGCTGGCCGAAAATGTGGGCGGCAACGGACGAATGATGAATTCTTCGCGCCATGAAATTGGTTGTCGCCGTCGACAATTCGCACGCTATGGCGGTTAAAGACGATGTGCATGTCGAAGGGAGTTGCCTTACACTGCTGGCAACTCCCGCCTCATAAAAACTGCTGCGAAACCTGCCATGCGAAACCTCTGCCTGATCGGCCTGCTGTTGCTCGCGACTTCGGCTAGCGCTCAACCCAACACCTGGCAACAACTCGAAGCCGCAAAGATCGAAGGCCGCCGCAGCGAAACGCCGCTCGGCTATTCGCCGGAGCTGAAAAAGTTCCTCGTGCTCGGCGGGCGAACGAACAGCGGCGAATACAAAAAGCCGCGCTCGTTCGATCAGCTCGCTCTCGATCCGAATGCCGATGCCAAGACAGCACAGTGGGAAAATTGGTTCCCTGCCAACACCGATTGGGGACCGAAGTTCGGCGCGTGCACCGCGCCGCCATGGAAAGGCGAGAAATGGGAGTTCACCGACTCGGCTGGCAACACGCGGCCGAACTGGATGGTCTACGGCACGTTCTCGCTGGGCCACGCCTACGACTACGATCCCGATACGAAGACGTTTCTCTTCTTTGCGAAGGGAAAGACATTTCGCTACGACCCCGCCGCGCGGAGCTGGACCGATCTCAAACCGGATTCCAATCCCGAAAGCGAACTCGGCGGCACGCTACTGTGGTCGAGTCTTTGTTACGACCGGAAGCACCAGCAGTTCGTGCTCTTTGGCGGCGGCAACCTGCAAACCGACCGCGGCGATCCCGGCACCTGGATCTATTCGCCAGAGAAGAACACATGGTCCCAACTCGAGCTGAAAAAACAGCCGCCCCAGCGAGCCAATTCTCAACTCGTTTATGATCCGATCGCGCAAAAAGTCATCCTCTTCGGCGGCGATCAACTCCATCAGCTGATTGCCGACACTTGGGCCTTCGATCTCGCGACGCG contains:
- a CDS encoding segregation and condensation protein A, with protein sequence MDFRVDLTTFRGPLDLLLYLVRKQEVDLQNISIATVTEQYLQYLEVLEQLDVNSVADFLDLASTLIEIKSRAVLPHGGEEVETFDDPRENLVQKLLEYKQFKDAASMLEERGRDWQRHVPRLASDLPPREIAPADQPIHEVELWDLVSAMGRILREKNKVAKQSTIVYDETPIQVYMQRIHSKLTEQQRASFSEMFQPGMHKSAMIGVFLAVLELVRHHSVRAEQNDMHGEIWIVPDAEFDPTKEIVAADDYANKPVSDDMHVGGR
- a CDS encoding inorganic phosphate transporter, which produces MPLAMLDGLTVGHLSFLVLALAIVFMFEFVNGFHDTANAVATVIYTNSMRPIPAVIWSGLCNFCGVYLGGIAVAFSIVHLLPVDMLVNINTNAGFAMVLALLISAITWNFGTWYLSLPASSSHALIGAILGVGLTNGLLAGHYFGVGLNWHKVFEVGLALLLSPLLGFCLAGILLLISRQLIPNPQLYTAPENGKPPPFWLRAILFLTCTGVSVVHGSNDGQKGVGMVMLILIGLLPAQYALNLHHDPTQIARVIKAATEVDDLVAEPGRAVDAPRLHSGCVREVLEGKKSFQEVAPEQRWQVRSALLHLDYHAQEYVKAHGKELPEAKRKQLSKLRKELAAATEYAPSWVLMAVAVSLGLGTTIGWKRIVVTVGERIGKSHLTYAQGGIAEIVAMSTIGMAVFGGLPVSTTHVLSSAVAGTMAANRSGVEQRTVYKIALAWLLTLPATMLMSGLLLVVFRWFV
- a CDS encoding DUF4838 domain-containing protein; amino-acid sequence: MLHRLGYRQFFPGETWEVVPKLDDVQIAIDKRESPSFQARRIWYNWGLWGYNDEPYRQWCQRNRAIKGFDLNSGHAYEGIIAANRAEFDKHPEYFALVQGERKLRPDVKFCISNAELRKLVVAHAQRTFQANPQLDSISMDPSDGGNWCECEECRKVGSVSNRVVTLANDVAVGINDLKLGPKYVGMYAYNQHSAPPTIKVHPNVIPSATTAFIGGGFSFDQVVRGWQAQGARMGVYDYLSVVDWDWNLPRGGSGSRPAQLAKFLPDIHAKGVRFYDAESGDCWGPCGLGYYFASRVLWDVAEAERLDAILEDFLDKAFADAKVPMKEFYRLINLDTQRRPPADLLGRMYRQLAAARAATTNPKVLERIDHLTLYTRHAELYHAFANGGGSKDDVARHAYRMRKTMMVHSYGLWARLISQQAALTPNHPLKNEEPFSREELVHILAEGIKKQQPVDPGFEGKEYSRQLVPAAAALKLANVPQGRFPTAAQDHQQYFIWVPEKAGSVDLSIAVQKRWVNRLPKVSLFSPLEVTLNAVATDDSYQPDGVERVIKLKTPYAGLHRVETWDGGDYTHIKWPAAMPVTIESGIDSPDVTSHFRGAWTMYFYVPKGTKVVGGWASRIANWAPRISGSLIDPDGKPVIDFGKVEEGWFAATVAAEQAGKLWKFENSQGQRLLMTVPPYLARSTEELLLPEEVVAADRP
- a CDS encoding DUF4838 domain-containing protein, giving the protein MRSFMLLLLLFPLSSFAATAGKAGKADLVIATGGKSAAIVLVAPDAGAWEKRAAEDLVTYIERLSGGKPALANTKEAIDSALKHTGPQLLVGRLALEQKAALRDRLVASAKKKPLLRADAVVRQRDGNRVYLAGNNDDAHYYAVVMLLNEWGCRWYLPTELGECIPRHSELLVGDLDEAYGSPFEVRRYWLSWNGSNDGQAEFSHRNFFNELLVPNGHNLAQYTKDLIPPGKTMFNVPIAEDKTADHVAKQVAPMFAQGKDVQLGMEDGLYSSDSPLDKELMALQYDKHFLMPSATDAFLTFYNKVAERLLKESPNSASRIGFLAYANITLPPVRVQKAARPLVAYLAPIDIDPIHAMNSPLSAPRREYKEILKKWSEVMDGRVVIYDYDQGMMVWRDIPAPSVQMFRHDVKEYQQAGILGVDTESRGAFATIFTNLFYRGQLLWNPEANVDALEKQFYADFFGPAAEPMQAYWTAINKAWAESIVTEHEYHVIPAIYTPELVQQLGKWIDEASKQAAAAEAEKKPWDKVYLQRLAFMRDSYQVTAEYTAMIRAANTEVDYPAAARHGENALAARERLTALSGTLTTYKVIGEHGAAWFPGEVEQYRKLAKLTGGDGGTLVQKLPLQWLFRTDSQKVGVDQNWATAAIDLPAQPTGTVDWHDVQKSQDKWQWLRTDVYAQAQGVVTADHQSYTGQAWYRTEIDLPADKAGAKLQLMFPGLFNEGWLYINGEQVAHRENYNPVWWYNAYEFEWDVPVAGKLKEGKNTIALRINNPHHMGGMFRRPFLYAK
- a CDS encoding NPCBM/NEW2 domain-containing protein is translated as MFNERFLLTIFALLFMGCGSQPTPMIPAIADQAVAVNAQAADAPRVEAKPAAKIPDGEKVFLSDLQEEAAEVGFGKFGKNGQFNEKGTKITVDGKPYEHGLGMHPDNASVDYRLDKKFETFRATVAINDSGKALRPVIFVVEGDGTKLWESRGLKAKASKADVVVNIKGVSRLCLRTFFLPNTEGRGGAAHAVWLDPSVEKQPPPDGLLPRPTPEQLARRTRMFENGQLLIALLKAEKFAELEKVCQDAFKSKDSLAGTPLGTHVLDYLGNPTTQSEATWQAHFEKLAGWKKAFPNSTPCDLTQAKSWMRYAWRARGEDIAINIAKSNFEAFRERAQKADECLDRVKARGDTNAQYHALKISTAVALPMTPEAMKREFNAGINQQPLLTDLVSGYVQQLLPQWGGTQSSAVELADELLTRNPNGNGEILYALIATDVAFTEGVRTFTEFQLDYAKVRRGAIAWLRQNPDADRLTQTFCQLACLQQDKELASELFSRFGDNSVRTKLWYQQPYVDSWREWAASGAPPAELQSTYAWPGGIVAIAFQPDGKQLFVGGDNDRVYSLSLPSGQRACSFRTPAPYEHALAVHPREKLLLVYSGHVQSNHFEGQILPTDAAPRLPQIFKFEPGTAEQFTISPDGKRFAAVGGAKQAFVWQFDDLKNPAKLEHPEKLFGATFLADGRLIVSTREGGLFAWTFGDDGSPQQETLREVHKGPWLQKLAPHPDSKHILCAALDGSVQFYNLEEKKGERTPERRENPAIAVAISRDGKLGAIGRQSGEIEIYSLPELKLVRTLPGHFSRVQCVAFSPTEDILASGAHDCMVRIWNVSKLLEAGKDP